Proteins encoded within one genomic window of Nitrospina gracilis 3/211:
- a CDS encoding FG-GAP-like repeat-containing protein: MIRNRRVVFVAVFCLCVAVGFWLMSRYPALSSKAAMSGTEAFEDKLSHEAHFHVPPGADLTTRIMYTTLNWYETNWKGMSFGLVLAGGFLALLSYLPKKPSPNRFRNSLLGMMVGTPLGVCVNCVAPIAKGIYDAGSRMETALAVMFSSPTLNIVVLTMLFSIFPFYMAVLKVGATFLLVLLIVPFISKNAPIRKRNEEKKPNPVFDACDVEVVEKESWGEAFVGAVKDFFRSFKYIFVRTFPLMLLAGLMGAVLSHLITLDRFIGLQPDVRNLSVLAVLGTFLPLPIAFDIMLTQAMMMSKLADGFVMTLLFTLGTFSVYSAMVVSRTFSTWVAVKLFVIVAVVGMGVGLAADKFSSYRHIQWLEQYDAFVASAPKEPLVKVSANLNTGGSPPERMEYVPTSPRSSELLFEEDGLRVAFTPHGKRNRNETGKMFRSVPGPEMGITYSNELTPRNFIDPFYFGRGVASGDLNRDGWVDVVAATDNGFEAYQNVEGRRFEKLDVPLGEIAGKEAISVAVVDLDNDGWLDVFVTTFHEGNYLWHNPGKSGKTPQVVRVPNGDTVLTSALAFADVNGDGFLDIANGNYHLGILTRTPVTNAANQLVLNDNLEFEVKPLPGIPGQTHTVLFTDLNGDAVQDLTVGNDYRVADTYYFGEGGGAFRKIKRQDGVIPITTENTMSMDTGDIDNDLVPDLYLANIGMSRGIDVVSNIFGTFMQERGRTFCDGGTQVLARRECDTLMQLVTLLNPEKQDIHERCSVLGNRRDIGDCMVTRMALLATRNDDPELCDRIDPGHVLGYKMCDLYFEADWKQYNRDEEIPFRSMSNVMLKGNTDHTMEDVSEMMGVTTAEWSWNARWVDLDNDEWQDLYVVNGVLITQEYTSNNFFHNQQGKTFLQAEEEFGLQDFDHSSTYTYIDFDRDGDLDLVVNTLYGPFKIYINGESEKRSITFRLQDGQGNRNCIGCRITLHYGPEGGRHQMREIRAGGGFHSFDAAFAHFGLGAHDFVSRVGIRWSDGTTSTISRPMAAGGEYLISRN, from the coding sequence ATGATCCGTAACCGGCGTGTCGTATTCGTAGCTGTTTTCTGTTTGTGCGTGGCGGTGGGATTCTGGCTGATGTCGCGTTACCCCGCGCTCAGCAGTAAAGCCGCCATGTCCGGCACCGAGGCCTTCGAGGACAAGCTGTCCCATGAAGCGCACTTTCATGTTCCACCGGGAGCGGATCTGACGACGCGCATAATGTACACCACGCTCAACTGGTACGAGACGAACTGGAAGGGCATGAGTTTCGGCCTGGTGCTGGCGGGTGGATTTCTTGCCCTGTTGTCTTACCTTCCGAAAAAGCCTTCGCCCAACCGTTTTCGCAACAGCCTGCTTGGAATGATGGTGGGAACGCCGCTTGGGGTGTGCGTGAACTGCGTCGCGCCGATCGCCAAGGGAATCTACGACGCGGGAAGCCGGATGGAAACGGCGCTCGCGGTGATGTTCAGCTCGCCCACGTTGAACATCGTCGTGCTCACCATGTTGTTTTCTATTTTTCCGTTTTACATGGCGGTGTTGAAAGTCGGCGCCACGTTTCTTCTGGTGTTGCTCATTGTGCCGTTCATCTCCAAGAACGCGCCCATAAGAAAACGGAACGAAGAGAAGAAACCGAATCCGGTGTTCGACGCCTGCGATGTGGAGGTGGTGGAGAAGGAAAGCTGGGGCGAGGCGTTTGTGGGCGCGGTGAAGGATTTTTTTCGTTCCTTTAAGTACATTTTTGTGCGGACGTTCCCGCTGATGCTCCTCGCCGGGCTGATGGGAGCGGTGCTGAGCCATCTCATCACTCTCGACCGATTCATCGGCCTGCAACCGGACGTCCGCAACCTCAGCGTGCTGGCGGTGCTGGGCACGTTTCTGCCTCTGCCCATCGCGTTCGACATCATGCTCACGCAGGCGATGATGATGTCGAAACTGGCGGACGGATTCGTGATGACCCTGCTGTTCACGCTGGGGACGTTCAGCGTGTATTCGGCTATGGTGGTGTCGCGCACGTTCTCGACGTGGGTGGCGGTGAAGTTGTTCGTCATCGTCGCCGTGGTTGGCATGGGCGTCGGCCTGGCGGCGGACAAGTTTTCCTCCTACCGCCACATCCAATGGCTGGAACAATATGATGCGTTTGTCGCCAGCGCCCCCAAAGAACCGTTGGTGAAAGTTTCAGCCAACTTGAATACGGGAGGATCTCCGCCGGAGCGGATGGAGTACGTGCCTACCTCGCCGCGTTCCTCCGAATTGCTGTTTGAGGAAGATGGCCTGCGTGTCGCGTTCACGCCGCATGGCAAACGCAACCGCAACGAAACGGGGAAAATGTTCCGTTCGGTTCCAGGACCGGAGATGGGCATCACGTATTCCAATGAACTGACGCCGCGCAATTTCATCGACCCCTTTTATTTCGGCCGGGGCGTGGCTTCCGGCGACCTCAACCGCGACGGCTGGGTGGACGTGGTGGCGGCGACGGACAATGGTTTCGAGGCCTACCAGAATGTCGAAGGACGGCGGTTTGAAAAGCTGGATGTGCCGTTGGGCGAGATCGCGGGGAAAGAGGCCATCAGTGTGGCGGTGGTGGATTTGGACAACGATGGCTGGCTGGACGTGTTCGTCACCACGTTCCACGAAGGCAATTATCTGTGGCACAACCCCGGCAAGTCCGGAAAGACCCCCCAGGTGGTGCGCGTGCCCAACGGGGACACGGTGCTGACCAGCGCTCTGGCATTCGCCGATGTGAACGGTGATGGCTTTCTCGACATCGCCAACGGCAATTACCATCTCGGCATCCTCACCCGCACGCCCGTGACCAACGCGGCCAATCAACTGGTGCTGAACGACAACCTGGAATTTGAAGTGAAACCCCTGCCGGGCATTCCGGGCCAGACGCACACCGTGCTGTTCACCGACCTCAACGGGGATGCGGTGCAGGACCTCACGGTGGGCAACGACTACCGCGTGGCAGACACGTATTATTTCGGCGAAGGCGGCGGCGCGTTCCGCAAGATCAAAAGGCAGGATGGGGTCATCCCCATCACCACCGAAAACACGATGAGCATGGACACCGGTGACATCGACAACGATCTGGTGCCGGACCTGTACCTCGCCAACATCGGCATGAGCCGGGGCATCGATGTCGTGTCGAACATCTTCGGAACGTTCATGCAGGAACGCGGACGCACCTTCTGCGATGGAGGCACGCAGGTGCTGGCCCGCCGGGAGTGCGACACCCTGATGCAACTCGTCACCCTGCTCAATCCGGAAAAACAGGATATCCACGAACGGTGCAGTGTGCTCGGCAACCGGCGCGACATCGGCGACTGCATGGTGACGCGCATGGCGCTCCTCGCCACGCGCAACGACGATCCCGAACTCTGCGACCGGATTGATCCCGGCCACGTACTGGGGTACAAGATGTGCGATTTGTATTTTGAGGCAGACTGGAAACAGTACAACCGCGATGAAGAAATCCCTTTCCGCAGCATGTCCAACGTCATGCTGAAAGGAAATACGGACCACACGATGGAAGACGTGTCCGAGATGATGGGCGTGACCACGGCGGAATGGAGCTGGAACGCGCGCTGGGTGGACCTCGACAACGACGAGTGGCAGGATCTTTACGTGGTGAACGGCGTGTTGATCACGCAGGAGTACACGTCCAATAATTTCTTCCACAACCAGCAGGGAAAAACCTTTCTCCAGGCGGAGGAGGAGTTCGGACTGCAGGACTTCGACCACAGCTCCACCTACACCTACATCGATTTCGACCGCGACGGCGACCTGGACCTGGTGGTCAACACGCTGTACGGCCCATTCAAAATTTATATAAACGGCGAAAGCGAAAAGAGAAGTATCACCTTCCGTTTGCAGGACGGGCAAGGCAACCGCAACTGCATCGGTTGCCGCATCACCCTCCATTACGGGCCGGAAGGCGGCCGCCACCAGATGCGGGAAATCCGCGCCGGGGGCGGTTTTCACTCGTTTGACGCGGCGTTCGCGCATTTCGGCCTGGGCGCGCACGATTTCGTGAGCCGGGTGGGAATCCGCTGGAGCGACGGCACCACATCCACGATTTCCAGGCCTATGGCCGCCGGCGGGGAATACCTCATCTCCCGCAATTGA
- a CDS encoding cryptochrome/photolyase family protein, producing MAVYQRALCWVRRDLRLRDHTALTAATRQAREVIVVFVFDTNILRKLEDKDDRRVNFIHHSLKEMQARLVKKGADLLVCHGDPVLDIPRLAQELKVDAVFTNRDYDPYARKRDRIVEQKLKIWDVTFHSYMDQVVFEYPDIATRQGEPFKVFTPYKNAWLGALRPEHVAEEKPNLKRLAPVKVFKEWIEPWDLGSLGFKENELWVQPGEEGARAAWRKFQKYIHRYHKDRDFPALKHGTSGLSVHLRFGTISIRELVRNAMGRKNEGARTWLSELIWRDFYQTILDRYSYVVRGAFRPEYDSIRWPGKESHFKKWCAGETGYPLIDAAMRHFARTGWMHNRLRMVVASFLVKDLLVDWRKGEAWFARNLIDFELASNNGGWQWCASTGCDAQPWFRIFNPVTQSKNFDPEGRFIRENVPELAAFSNTHIHWPHDAPDSEKERTGCRLGKDYPDPIVDHALQREKALKLFQDVAQAALTPAEES from the coding sequence ATGGCCGTTTACCAAAGAGCCTTGTGCTGGGTCCGGCGCGATCTGCGTCTTCGGGATCACACCGCGCTTACGGCTGCCACCCGTCAAGCCCGCGAGGTGATCGTGGTGTTTGTGTTCGACACCAACATCCTTCGCAAATTGGAAGACAAGGACGACCGGCGGGTCAACTTCATCCATCATTCCCTGAAAGAAATGCAGGCGCGGCTGGTTAAAAAAGGGGCCGACCTGCTGGTGTGCCACGGCGACCCGGTACTGGACATTCCCCGTCTTGCCCAGGAATTGAAAGTCGATGCGGTGTTCACCAACCGCGACTACGATCCTTACGCCAGAAAACGCGACCGCATCGTCGAACAGAAACTCAAGATCTGGGATGTGACGTTTCATTCTTATATGGATCAGGTCGTGTTCGAATATCCGGACATCGCAACGCGACAGGGGGAACCGTTCAAGGTATTCACCCCGTATAAAAATGCCTGGCTGGGGGCATTGCGTCCCGAACATGTGGCGGAGGAAAAGCCAAACCTGAAACGGCTGGCACCGGTAAAAGTTTTCAAGGAATGGATCGAGCCCTGGGACCTCGGATCCCTTGGTTTTAAAGAGAACGAGCTGTGGGTTCAACCGGGGGAGGAGGGTGCCCGCGCCGCCTGGAGAAAATTTCAGAAATACATCCACCGATATCACAAAGACCGCGACTTTCCCGCCTTGAAGCACGGAACATCAGGCCTTTCCGTGCACCTGCGTTTCGGCACCATCTCCATTCGGGAACTCGTGCGCAATGCCATGGGCAGAAAAAATGAGGGCGCGCGAACCTGGTTGTCGGAACTGATCTGGCGCGATTTTTACCAGACCATCCTCGACCGCTATTCCTATGTGGTTCGTGGCGCGTTCCGTCCCGAATACGACAGCATCCGTTGGCCGGGAAAAGAATCCCATTTCAAAAAATGGTGCGCGGGAGAGACGGGTTATCCATTGATCGATGCGGCGATGCGGCACTTCGCCCGCACCGGGTGGATGCACAACCGCCTGCGCATGGTGGTGGCATCGTTTCTGGTCAAGGACTTGCTCGTTGACTGGCGTAAGGGGGAAGCCTGGTTTGCAAGAAATCTGATCGATTTCGAACTCGCTTCCAACAATGGCGGCTGGCAGTGGTGCGCTTCCACCGGTTGCGACGCCCAGCCGTGGTTTCGCATCTTCAATCCTGTCACCCAATCCAAGAACTTCGACCCGGAAGGACGCTTCATCCGCGAAAACGTGCCGGAGCTGGCCGCGTTTTCCAACACCCACATTCACTGGCCACACGATGCGCCTGATTCCGAAAAGGAAAGAACCGGATGTCGCTTGGGTAAGGATTACCCGGACCCGATTGTGGACCATGCCCTCCAGCGAGAAAAGGCCCTCAAATTGTTTCAGGACGTCGCCCAGGCCGCCTTGACCCCGGCGGAAGAATCCTGA
- a CDS encoding MerR family transcriptional regulator: protein MSEIAQWIPIGELSRLTGISTHTLRIWEKRYGTPQAHRLPSGHRRYPRDEVPRLRAVAQALDSGFRAGRVVGASLEELQALLGVGPGRASRVSPVVEGAASGQASRNLIVEKWIRAVHLYDEASLTQSLHEEWGRQGPLSFVLDYAGPFLKRLGQGWAMGELTVSQEHFASERLSDFLADKWRTLNDRKEGSIVVLTTLPGETHRLGLLMCAVITSLTRFKILYLGADTPVQDIKDATRKSGALLLAVSVSSWMSKSEVESQLTELRKGLFPSVELIVGGAGAPEGMPGVHRFSQFGEYFEWLSGKTPFS from the coding sequence ATGAGCGAAATTGCCCAATGGATACCGATCGGAGAACTGTCGCGGCTGACGGGAATCAGCACACACACCCTCCGCATCTGGGAAAAGAGGTACGGGACGCCTCAGGCGCACCGCCTTCCTTCGGGGCACCGCCGCTATCCGCGGGATGAAGTTCCTCGGCTGAGAGCGGTGGCGCAGGCATTGGATTCCGGGTTCCGTGCCGGACGAGTGGTGGGAGCTTCCCTGGAAGAACTGCAGGCCTTGCTAGGGGTCGGGCCTGGCAGGGCTTCCAGGGTTTCTCCGGTTGTGGAAGGTGCGGCGTCCGGGCAGGCAAGCAGGAACCTCATTGTCGAAAAATGGATTCGGGCCGTGCATCTTTATGACGAAGCGAGCCTCACCCAGAGTTTGCACGAAGAGTGGGGGCGGCAGGGTCCATTGTCATTCGTACTCGATTATGCGGGTCCTTTTCTGAAGCGTCTTGGTCAGGGATGGGCCATGGGAGAGCTTACGGTTTCTCAGGAACACTTCGCGTCGGAAAGGCTGTCGGATTTTCTTGCGGACAAATGGCGTACGCTCAATGACCGCAAGGAAGGGTCCATTGTGGTGCTCACCACCCTGCCCGGGGAGACACACCGACTGGGCCTGCTGATGTGCGCTGTCATCACCTCGCTCACCCGGTTCAAGATTCTGTATCTGGGAGCCGACACGCCTGTGCAGGATATAAAAGATGCCACTCGAAAATCCGGAGCCCTCCTTCTGGCTGTCAGCGTATCTTCATGGATGTCCAAAAGCGAAGTGGAATCCCAACTCACTGAGTTGAGAAAAGGATTGTTTCCAAGCGTGGAATTGATAGTTGGGGGAGCGGGCGCTCCAGAGGGCATGCCTGGGGTGCATCGATTTTCCCAGTTTGGTGAATACTTCGAGTGGCTGTCCGGAAAGACACCCTTTTCCTGA
- a CDS encoding DUF2059 domain-containing protein produces the protein MNWIKNGTGLMVALVSWCFLGLSAGHAEIDPQKERDIRKLLRVSGIYQQLDYMKDGVLDAYGTMIASSYPKVPDAFWKEYYGLVGDEEMKDLIDRVVPVYDSHMSHEVIKKLIGMFENPFWEEWKQKMPIISREAGLAGNEWSHELVKSDAFRNQVDALIGKYKLETLNSNKTPPPASME, from the coding sequence ATGAACTGGATCAAAAACGGAACCGGACTCATGGTGGCGCTGGTGTCATGGTGCTTTTTGGGATTGAGCGCCGGGCATGCGGAAATCGATCCTCAAAAGGAACGCGATATTCGCAAACTGCTCCGCGTCTCCGGAATTTACCAGCAACTGGACTATATGAAAGATGGGGTTCTGGATGCCTACGGGACCATGATCGCCTCTTCATACCCGAAAGTGCCGGATGCCTTCTGGAAAGAATATTACGGTCTCGTTGGCGACGAGGAGATGAAAGACCTCATCGATCGCGTGGTGCCTGTGTACGACAGTCATATGTCCCATGAAGTGATCAAAAAACTCATAGGCATGTTCGAAAATCCGTTCTGGGAGGAATGGAAGCAGAAGATGCCGATCATCAGCCGGGAAGCGGGCCTGGCCGGAAACGAATGGAGCCATGAACTGGTCAAGTCCGATGCATTCCGCAACCAGGTGGACGCGCTGATCGGGAAATACAAACTGGAGACCTTGAACTCAAATAAAACTCCGCCTCCAGCTTCGATGGAGTGA
- a CDS encoding ArnT family glycosyltransferase, with product MKSYFTHPFCAPAVLIGLYAATRLYSLLGLPMVFDEAIYLRWADIIRNDPASLFVSAVDGKPPFFFWLNAITLGWFDDLLVSSRVISMVAGGLAVAGLWRIGALLFSRHTAGLAALIYLSLPLVLTHDRLGLTDALLAAFVIWTVYAGLRLVRDDAPSWRWAFALGTFAGLGFLTKTPLLMFLALPVVAVFLFNHPSNLELWKRFSVSGVVFGILVLPFLLHEPDYLFSNASKVLHHKVPLLDTLTAVLTFDHPRLLPHLRELFEVGLLYITVPIMTLAVVGTGVCLRAQPGIAAFLLLWFFLPTAVFLILAEVAYPRYFLVALPPLSILTAEGLRFLMRYVHETLKPLSPVVAGTAAIALGVACLIPAWKWNMHYLIEPEKAAWTELDHWQYVRYPQGPYAVNDAVNFLKNESRNGPIAVFTTFKLGIPSDALYMYLKDQPGIDLFEAWRPISFPRSLRSAQEFVTVASKYQPKKRRVVPVQELQGRRLYFVGSLRMFPLDRVVAENPELRLVKLYDDVGPYEVFSFAIFEWPGEGPRSWQN from the coding sequence ATGAAATCTTATTTCACGCATCCATTTTGCGCACCCGCCGTTTTGATCGGGCTCTATGCCGCCACCCGCCTGTATTCCCTTCTGGGCCTTCCCATGGTGTTCGATGAAGCCATCTACCTGCGCTGGGCCGACATCATCCGGAACGACCCCGCTTCCCTGTTCGTCTCTGCGGTGGACGGCAAACCGCCTTTCTTTTTCTGGCTGAACGCAATCACGCTGGGCTGGTTCGACGACCTGCTCGTCTCGTCGAGAGTGATTTCAATGGTGGCCGGGGGGCTGGCTGTGGCGGGGCTGTGGCGGATCGGTGCGCTCCTTTTCTCCCGCCACACGGCGGGGCTTGCGGCGTTGATTTACCTGTCCCTGCCCCTGGTTTTGACCCATGACCGGCTGGGCCTGACCGATGCCCTGCTTGCGGCCTTCGTCATCTGGACGGTTTATGCCGGGCTGCGTCTGGTCAGGGACGACGCGCCTTCATGGCGCTGGGCGTTTGCGCTGGGGACATTTGCGGGACTGGGTTTCCTCACCAAAACACCGTTACTGATGTTTCTTGCATTGCCCGTGGTGGCGGTGTTTTTGTTCAACCATCCAAGCAACCTCGAACTCTGGAAACGGTTTTCGGTGAGCGGTGTGGTTTTCGGGATCCTGGTCCTTCCGTTCCTCCTGCATGAACCCGATTATCTCTTTTCCAATGCAAGCAAGGTGCTGCATCACAAGGTTCCTTTACTGGATACTCTGACTGCGGTTCTCACCTTCGACCATCCCCGGCTCCTGCCCCACCTGAGAGAACTGTTTGAAGTGGGGCTTTTGTACATCACGGTACCAATCATGACCCTTGCGGTAGTGGGAACGGGAGTGTGTCTGCGTGCCCAACCCGGCATCGCTGCGTTTCTCCTGCTGTGGTTTTTTCTGCCAACGGCCGTGTTCCTGATTCTGGCCGAGGTGGCCTATCCGCGCTATTTTCTGGTGGCCCTGCCGCCGCTCTCAATCCTGACTGCGGAAGGCCTGCGCTTTCTCATGCGGTATGTCCATGAAACGCTGAAGCCGCTTTCTCCGGTTGTGGCGGGGACGGCAGCCATTGCTCTGGGAGTGGCCTGCCTGATTCCGGCGTGGAAGTGGAACATGCACTACCTCATTGAACCGGAAAAAGCAGCCTGGACCGAACTTGACCACTGGCAATACGTCAGGTATCCCCAGGGACCCTATGCCGTCAACGATGCGGTCAACTTTCTCAAGAACGAGAGCCGCAACGGACCCATTGCCGTATTCACCACGTTCAAGCTGGGCATTCCGAGCGACGCGCTCTATATGTATCTCAAGGACCAGCCGGGGATTGATCTCTTTGAAGCGTGGCGTCCGATCTCGTTTCCCCGCTCGCTGAGGAGCGCGCAGGAGTTCGTTACCGTCGCATCCAAATACCAGCCGAAGAAACGGCGCGTCGTTCCGGTTCAGGAATTGCAAGGCCGGAGGCTTTACTTTGTCGGCAGTTTGAGGATGTTTCCACTGGACCGGGTTGTGGCGGAAAATCCGGAATTGCGGCTGGTGAAGTTATACGACGACGTGGGGCCGTATGAGGTGTTTTCGTTCGCCATTTTCGAATGGCCCGGCGAAGGTCCGCGGTCATGGCAGAATTGA
- a CDS encoding VOC family protein, which translates to MDTASRLGIKKVFSVEFVVDFFDRSRNFYIEKMGLVETHRSTPQWEERFKSKAIYFSANDVRLMVSTPLSNHSYTAQYLKILCPGIRNVTLQVEDLDRAVDYLKDHHATFVHPEKVVEAGDSRHRFVTIATPIGFLEITFLEITGNEEDIPMFEKVAHPPAERSPFKNIDHMTINARTLYPVYNFFEHVLDFKKFWSVSFHTPDTRSGRKGTGLSSQVMYDPGSQVKFATNEPLYPHFNESQIQTFVERNHGAGIQHIALAVDNLLETVETLKGRGIEFLDTPDTYYDMLPERIAKQNIGKIREEIKDLKKAGILVDGENGDYLLQIFLKDASGLYHEENAGPFFFEIIQRCGHPGFGEGNFRALFEAIEMQESVS; encoded by the coding sequence ATGGACACAGCTTCCCGATTAGGCATCAAAAAGGTTTTTTCGGTGGAATTCGTGGTCGATTTCTTCGACCGCAGCCGTAACTTTTACATCGAGAAAATGGGCCTCGTGGAAACCCACCGGTCCACCCCTCAATGGGAAGAACGGTTCAAAAGCAAAGCCATCTATTTTTCCGCCAACGACGTGCGCCTCATGGTATCGACGCCCCTGTCGAACCACAGTTACACCGCGCAGTACCTCAAAATCCTGTGCCCCGGCATCCGCAACGTCACCCTGCAGGTGGAAGACCTCGACCGCGCCGTCGATTACCTGAAAGACCATCACGCCACCTTTGTGCATCCGGAAAAGGTTGTGGAAGCGGGCGACAGCCGCCACCGCTTCGTCACCATCGCCACGCCCATCGGGTTTCTGGAAATCACGTTTCTCGAAATCACGGGCAACGAGGAAGACATTCCCATGTTTGAGAAGGTGGCGCATCCCCCGGCGGAGCGGTCCCCCTTCAAGAATATCGACCACATGACGATCAACGCCCGCACGCTGTATCCGGTTTACAATTTTTTCGAGCATGTGCTCGACTTCAAAAAATTCTGGAGCGTGTCGTTCCACACGCCGGACACCCGGTCCGGGCGCAAGGGCACGGGACTGTCGTCGCAGGTCATGTACGACCCCGGTTCGCAGGTGAAGTTCGCCACCAACGAACCGCTGTACCCGCACTTCAACGAATCGCAGATCCAGACCTTCGTCGAGCGCAACCACGGCGCGGGCATCCAGCACATCGCGCTGGCGGTGGACAATCTTCTGGAAACGGTCGAGACGCTGAAAGGACGCGGAATCGAGTTTCTCGACACGCCGGATACCTACTACGACATGCTTCCGGAGCGCATCGCCAAACAGAACATTGGTAAAATCAGGGAAGAGATCAAGGACCTGAAAAAAGCCGGCATCCTGGTGGACGGCGAAAACGGCGATTACCTGCTCCAGATTTTCCTCAAGGATGCGTCCGGTCTCTACCATGAGGAAAACGCGGGTCCGTTTTTCTTCGAAATCATTCAGCGGTGCGGGCATCCCGGGTTCGGTGAGGGCAACTTCCGCGCCCTGTTCGAGGCCATCGAAATGCAGGAGTCGGTTTCATGA
- a CDS encoding fumarylacetoacetate hydrolase family protein encodes MKLLRYVAPGQSPHDGLIHEGHVFPLIGMNTVEALSALHAGDSLWSRIVEQPGLPLEVVTLLPPVEKPGAFMDFYTFEQHVKTARSKRGLEMAPEWYQYPVWYNGSPRCFSGHNTTVTFPAGEEKKDFELELGVVLKKECRGVSEKEATDCIGAYTIVNDFSARALQAEVMKVGLGPAKGKDFNTGLGPWMVTPDEIPDPRNLTMRAWVNGELLTEANSGSSHFTFEQAIAFACEYQTLYPGDVLASGTVGGGCGLELDRFLNSGDVVELEIEHIGRLTHKVG; translated from the coding sequence ATGAAGCTGTTGCGCTATGTGGCACCCGGACAGTCGCCTCACGACGGCCTGATCCATGAAGGCCACGTGTTCCCGTTGATCGGTATGAATACCGTGGAGGCACTCAGCGCCCTGCACGCAGGGGATTCGCTGTGGTCCAGAATTGTCGAACAACCGGGGCTGCCGCTGGAGGTGGTCACGCTCCTGCCGCCGGTGGAAAAACCCGGGGCGTTCATGGATTTCTACACGTTCGAACAGCACGTCAAGACCGCCCGGAGCAAGCGCGGTCTTGAGATGGCGCCGGAATGGTACCAGTACCCGGTGTGGTACAACGGCTCCCCGCGCTGTTTCAGCGGGCACAACACCACCGTCACCTTCCCCGCCGGCGAGGAGAAAAAGGATTTCGAGCTGGAACTGGGCGTGGTCCTCAAAAAGGAATGCCGCGGCGTGTCGGAGAAGGAGGCCACCGACTGCATCGGCGCGTACACCATCGTCAACGATTTTTCCGCGCGTGCGTTGCAGGCCGAGGTCATGAAAGTCGGGCTCGGCCCGGCGAAGGGAAAGGACTTCAACACCGGCCTCGGCCCGTGGATGGTGACGCCGGACGAAATCCCCGACCCGCGCAACCTCACCATGCGTGCCTGGGTGAACGGGGAATTGCTGACGGAAGCCAATAGCGGCTCGTCACACTTCACGTTTGAACAGGCCATTGCCTTTGCCTGCGAGTACCAGACGCTGTACCCCGGCGACGTGCTGGCCAGCGGCACCGTAGGCGGCGGATGCGGCCTGGAACTCGACCGTTTTCTGAACAGCGGTGACGTGGTCGAACTCGAAATCGAACACATAGGGAGGCTGACCCACAAGGTCGGTTGA
- a CDS encoding homogentisate 1,2-dioxygenase, which yields MFRYMQLGNIAPMHHTAHYAGSKLLNEYCFTREGFEEPYSILYMHHPPTGESMREVYSEAAWGRPTSRGEAILERRHFRGWQVQPEKDFIAGRTLLAFNDDLTYGLCHPAAEEKTFFANNDADELFFLYKGSATLQSLFGRIKLREGDYLVIPRSCPYRFRFDTPPGLLYVEGRRDIDIPQEFRHDAGQFKMDAPYSERSFRYPEWDADLFENEEPVSIVRKRQGAFTRTHYSENYFRLEGWDGYVYPYAINLDAIQPKTGRVHLPPTSHLTFVGGGFAVMSFLPRPLDFDAKAVPCPFYHSSVNCDELLFYHSGNFTSRKGIERGSISYHPSGIPHGPHPGAYAGSIGSKQTEEQAVMVDTFAPMTLTAEGEALEDPDYPKSWQETRK from the coding sequence ATGTTCCGTTACATGCAACTCGGCAACATCGCACCCATGCACCACACCGCGCATTATGCGGGATCGAAACTGCTGAACGAATACTGCTTCACCCGCGAAGGGTTTGAGGAACCTTATTCGATCCTCTACATGCACCACCCTCCGACGGGCGAGTCGATGCGCGAGGTCTATAGCGAAGCGGCGTGGGGGCGTCCCACATCACGTGGTGAAGCGATTCTGGAGCGACGGCATTTTCGAGGCTGGCAGGTTCAGCCGGAAAAGGATTTCATCGCGGGCCGCACCCTGCTTGCGTTCAACGACGACCTCACTTACGGACTGTGTCATCCGGCGGCGGAAGAGAAAACCTTTTTCGCCAACAACGACGCTGACGAGCTGTTCTTTCTTTACAAGGGCTCTGCCACACTGCAAAGCCTGTTTGGCAGGATAAAATTGCGTGAGGGCGATTACCTCGTCATCCCGCGGTCGTGTCCCTACCGCTTCCGCTTCGACACCCCGCCGGGCCTGTTGTATGTCGAGGGCAGGCGCGACATCGACATCCCCCAGGAGTTCCGTCACGACGCGGGACAGTTCAAAATGGACGCGCCGTATTCCGAGCGAAGTTTTCGATATCCGGAGTGGGACGCGGACCTGTTCGAGAACGAGGAGCCGGTGTCCATCGTGCGCAAGCGGCAGGGCGCCTTCACGCGCACGCATTACTCGGAAAACTATTTCCGCCTGGAAGGCTGGGATGGTTACGTGTACCCGTACGCGATCAACCTCGACGCCATCCAGCCGAAGACCGGCCGCGTGCACCTGCCGCCCACCTCGCACCTCACCTTCGTGGGGGGCGGATTCGCGGTGATGAGTTTCCTGCCCAGGCCCCTGGACTTCGATGCCAAGGCGGTGCCGTGCCCGTTCTACCATTCGTCGGTCAACTGCGACGAATTGCTGTTCTACCATTCCGGAAACTTCACCAGCCGCAAGGGCATCGAGCGCGGCTCGATCAGCTACCATCCGTCGGGCATTCCGCACGGACCCCACCCCGGGGCGTATGCCGGGTCCATCGGCTCGAAGCAGACCGAGGAGCAGGCGGTGATGGTCGATACCTTCGCGCCGATGACATTGACGGCGGAAGGCGAGGCGCTGGAAGACCCGGATTATCCCAAAAGCTGGCAGGAGACCCGCAAATGA